Within Cygnus atratus isolate AKBS03 ecotype Queensland, Australia unplaced genomic scaffold, CAtr_DNAZoo_HiC_assembly HiC_scaffold_362, whole genome shotgun sequence, the genomic segment TAAGAGGTAAATCTTCCATATATAAAAACCTGAAGTTTGGAAGTAAATtatcttcaaaagaaagaatggCATCAAGGGTCCAGGTGCACCTTTTTCCTGATCAGTCGAATCTGGGGGATTTAAATAAAGGCAAAGaactgtgcattttaaatatgataACACCTTAGAAAATCTCTGTTCTTTTATACGTACATAACTAAATTTGCTGTATAACACATAAGAGCTTTAATAAGTAAATTAAGTTTCTTGGTGGCATGAAGTTATGTTATAAAATTTAAGCCTTCCAAATTGAGCCCCCAGTTATCTTCAGTTTCACCATTTATCAACTGTGAAGCCTCCAGTTTAATACTTAAAATCTGCGCCTTCTCTCTCTGGACTCTTAAGAGATTCATTTAATCAGCCTCTGGGACATTGAACTGTAAATAGATGTAGACTACTAGCGATGCTAAATAGCAAATACGTAACTTAGAGTACTTGAATAGGGATGGACTTTCTCTTGCTAGGAGCAGCTTCAGATAAGAAGACCATAAGGAGTTTCAGGAGAGGAAGAGACTTGTTGATAACAGTAGAAAAggacttaaatatttttctttaaaatactatCTATTTGCATGTTAGGAAGACTATGTAAAACCTATATTACTTGTATAAAGATCCAGGCTTATTCTAACTTCAGTACTTCCCAATAAATGCCATAAGTTTACAACTGCCACGATTGTTAGACTTATTACTGCTTTTAAGTTGATTTCTGTGATAACTTTTCAGTTGGTGAAGATGGGCAAGTGAAAATCTGGTCTAAAAGTGGAATGCTGAGATCCACGTTAGCTCAGCAAGGtaagttaattttcttaaagTTCGGTTAGAACTTTAAATTTGAGgcatctaaaatatatttaaataacagaCCCTAAGCCTGGTTTGGTTAATGATCTTTAGGTCCAGATAACCTTCActaaaattaaagataaatcatggcatttttcagcaaatattttcaaagcaggagCTTCTCTGCAATGAAGAAGAGCTTCTATTATCcgttttgtctttttttgaatATCATATCTCTTATGAATTTTTTGtcaagtgattattttttttcaggatagaGCACAATCACCTTTTCCTCCTGACATGCTAACTACAACCTGTAGAAGTTTCTCAGTGGGtgtttgccttttgttttgtcttgggCTAGATAAATTGCTAAGATGTaaggaaaatggcaaaaatatatatttaatttttattactcAACTGTGATTAGAAGTTCTGTTATGAGTATGAAATAGTTTGTTATAGATtccagttttcctgtttttggtttttttaacatttgcttttcatctgaaatgGTTTGTATTCGATCCCTCCCTCCAAACAGTTGTTTTTATATGACAAATTTAAAGGAAGCTGTGTAGCTTGAATTTTCAATAAGatatttttcaagacaaaaaaggtaaaattaaatGTACTGTTGCAATATTTTCAGACAACAGTTTCAGTTCCACGCTAAGGATTCTGGAGAGactaaagaattaaaaataagaagaatcatttttaaatattaagccACAGACT encodes:
- the LOC126913714 gene encoding intraflagellar transport protein 80 homolog, whose protein sequence is KFHLISKSGRVEKSVEAHCGAVLAGRWNSEGTALATVGEDGQVKIWSKSGMLRSTLAQQDNSFSSTLRILERLKN